The Fimbriimonadaceae bacterium genome includes a region encoding these proteins:
- a CDS encoding DUF1801 domain-containing protein — MKVEEQISAYFDAQPESKRSDMQELHRVILTAMPQGKLWFLDGKDDAGKVVSNPNVGYGTRTIKYANGETREFYQIGISANTTGISVYILGIEDKTYLARTYGKDLGRASISGYCIRFKALRDIRMDILEAAIRDGMEQTKAHRSART; from the coding sequence ATGAAAGTGGAAGAACAAATCAGCGCGTACTTCGACGCTCAACCCGAATCCAAACGAAGCGACATGCAGGAGTTGCACCGCGTCATTCTGACGGCGATGCCGCAAGGCAAGTTGTGGTTTCTGGATGGCAAGGACGATGCCGGCAAGGTTGTCTCGAACCCGAACGTGGGATACGGCACACGAACCATCAAGTACGCCAACGGGGAGACTCGAGAGTTCTATCAAATCGGGATCAGTGCAAACACAACGGGAATCTCGGTGTACATCCTTGGGATAGAAGATAAGACCTACCTGGCACGTACGTACGGAAAGGACCTCGGGAGGGCATCCATCTCGGGGTACTGCATCAGGTTCAAAGCGCTTCGAGACATCCGGATGGACATCCTTGAAGCGGCAATTCGAGATGGGATGGAGCAGACGAAAGCCCATCGCTCCGCGCGCACCTGA
- a CDS encoding DUF1801 domain-containing protein, whose translation MAKAGKRSKDVDAYISTQPPETRRALEALRSCIWKAAPGVSEQMNYNIPAFALVEGGKRDKQIMIAGYAKHVGFYPSPEVIEAFADQLAGYKSAKGSVQFPLSEPIPEALVVEMVKVRLAQLEGAEPGSK comes from the coding sequence ATGGCCAAAGCAGGGAAGAGATCCAAGGACGTCGACGCGTACATTTCCACCCAGCCTCCGGAAACCCGCCGCGCGCTCGAGGCGCTGCGCTCGTGCATCTGGAAGGCTGCGCCCGGGGTAAGCGAGCAGATGAACTACAACATCCCGGCGTTTGCCCTGGTTGAGGGAGGCAAGCGCGACAAGCAGATCATGATCGCAGGGTACGCCAAACATGTGGGCTTCTATCCGAGCCCGGAGGTCATCGAGGCGTTCGCCGATCAACTCGCCGGCTACAAGTCCGCCAAGGGGTCCGTCCAGTTCCCGTTGAGCGAGCCCATTCCCGAGGCGCTGGTCGTCGAGATGGTGAAGGTCAGGCTGGCCCAACTGGAAGGTGCGGAACCCGGTTCCAAGTAA